One Nitrospina watsonii DNA segment encodes these proteins:
- a CDS encoding aminoglycoside phosphotransferase family protein gives MNSRTTTNPSASPRFNLPYLARTLGGLFGQSVVGVEATPLEGDASTRRYFRLRPHYRSRGHGPDSLMLMQLPEPFPGNDYDFVRMQKFLEGLNVPVPHLYHYDAEKGFVFLQDCGDQTLEQHLQPCDEAERQAWYRQAVDILADMQHRATQRITPDCPAYSLRFNTAKLLAEMDFMIEHYLEGLCGTTLDDGVWNALRHHLERLCAVLDEQPLRFTHRDFHSRNLMVYDEGLVILDFQDARMGPSQYDLASLLRDSYLPLPEKFVRNMVDRFISLKRQKEKQEVDAGEYHRVFDLMSIQRNLKAIGTFAYQKQVMNNERYLPCIAPTLGYVRDTLKRHPELNGLHRALAAVIPELTV, from the coding sequence ATGAATTCCAGAACCACCACCAACCCCTCCGCGTCACCGCGATTCAACCTCCCGTACCTCGCCAGGACGCTGGGTGGCCTGTTCGGGCAATCCGTGGTCGGCGTGGAAGCCACGCCTTTGGAGGGCGACGCCTCGACGCGGCGCTACTTCCGCCTGCGACCCCATTACCGGTCGCGGGGACACGGTCCGGACTCCCTGATGCTGATGCAACTGCCGGAACCCTTTCCCGGCAACGACTACGATTTTGTGCGCATGCAAAAATTTCTGGAGGGTTTGAACGTTCCTGTTCCGCACCTGTACCACTACGACGCGGAAAAAGGATTCGTATTTCTGCAGGATTGCGGCGACCAGACTCTGGAACAGCATCTGCAACCCTGCGACGAGGCCGAACGCCAGGCCTGGTACCGGCAGGCAGTGGATATACTGGCCGACATGCAACACCGCGCCACGCAACGCATCACTCCGGACTGTCCGGCGTACTCCCTGCGCTTCAACACCGCCAAGCTGCTGGCGGAAATGGATTTCATGATCGAGCATTACCTCGAAGGTCTGTGCGGCACGACGCTGGACGACGGCGTGTGGAACGCCCTGCGGCATCACCTCGAACGGCTGTGCGCCGTGCTCGATGAACAGCCGCTGCGGTTCACGCATCGCGATTTCCACAGCCGCAACCTGATGGTGTATGACGAAGGCCTGGTGATCCTCGATTTTCAGGACGCGCGCATGGGACCCAGCCAGTACGACCTGGCGTCGCTGCTGCGCGACTCCTACCTGCCGCTGCCGGAGAAATTCGTTCGCAATATGGTGGACCGCTTCATCAGCCTCAAACGGCAAAAGGAAAAACAGGAGGTCGATGCCGGAGAGTACCACCGTGTTTTCGATCTCATGTCGATCCAGCGCAATCTGAAAGCGATCGGCACCTTTGCGTACCAGAAACAAGTCATGAACAACGAACGTTATCTGCCCTGCATTGCGCCGACGCTGGGTTATGTGCGAGACACGCTGAAGCGCCACCCGGAACTGAATGGCCTGCACCGGGCGCTGGCAGCGGTCATCCCGGAACTCACCGTCTGA
- the lptG gene encoding LPS export ABC transporter permease LptG has protein sequence MKILKRYILGQFLKTYLLMVVSMVSVFLIIDAFERLDEFVTKHGTFWDFILYFVYKVPFILSYMAPQAILLATVVTLVGLARNNELTAMRACGISLMGITQPILSTSLIIALGLVLLNEFVTPKTSENMNYIFYVKVRGHENMHQTSRQNLWLRSPNGSIWNMETYDPVNNVMWDVSLFYYDRERPVMRQRIDAEKVSWNGDQWVFEKGAMRFFSPGGLDKTQFFDTQVFPVLEKPEDFNKVQKRAEEMSAREMYQNVLIKESEGFDATRSRVDLHHKLSYPFISVVLALVGIPLSIRSSRRGGMLFCIGLSLLIGFLFFFFYATSISLGQKGTFDPLLAAWGPCLLFITIGLYLLLTLDSEKILPI, from the coding sequence ATGAAAATCCTGAAACGTTACATCCTGGGCCAGTTTCTGAAGACCTACCTGCTGATGGTCGTCTCCATGGTCAGCGTGTTTCTCATCATCGACGCTTTCGAACGCCTCGACGAATTCGTCACCAAACACGGCACCTTCTGGGATTTCATTTTGTATTTTGTTTACAAGGTGCCATTCATCCTTTCCTACATGGCGCCGCAGGCGATCCTGCTGGCTACGGTGGTGACGCTGGTGGGGCTGGCGCGCAACAACGAACTGACGGCGATGCGCGCCTGCGGCATCAGCCTGATGGGCATCACCCAACCCATTCTCAGCACCTCGCTCATCATTGCGCTGGGTCTCGTGCTGCTCAACGAATTCGTCACGCCCAAAACCAGCGAAAACATGAATTACATTTTTTACGTGAAAGTGCGCGGCCACGAAAACATGCATCAGACTTCCCGTCAGAACCTGTGGCTGCGCTCGCCCAACGGTTCTATCTGGAACATGGAAACGTACGATCCGGTGAACAACGTGATGTGGGACGTCAGCCTGTTTTATTACGACCGCGAGCGCCCGGTCATGCGCCAGCGCATCGACGCCGAAAAAGTATCGTGGAACGGCGACCAGTGGGTGTTCGAAAAGGGCGCCATGCGGTTTTTCTCTCCAGGCGGCCTCGACAAAACCCAGTTTTTCGACACGCAGGTGTTTCCCGTTCTGGAGAAACCGGAGGACTTCAACAAGGTGCAGAAACGCGCCGAAGAGATGAGCGCCCGCGAGATGTACCAGAACGTCCTGATCAAGGAGTCCGAGGGGTTTGACGCCACGCGCAGCCGCGTCGATCTGCATCACAAGCTGTCGTATCCCTTCATCAGCGTGGTGCTGGCACTGGTGGGGATTCCGTTATCGATCCGTTCCAGCCGGCGCGGCGGCATGCTGTTCTGCATCGGCCTCAGCCTGTTGATCGGTTTTCTGTTTTTCTTTTTCTATGCGACGTCGATTTCGCTCGGCCAGAAAGGCACCTTCGATCCGTTGCTGGCGGCGTGGGGTCCGTGCCTGTTGTTCATCACCATCGGCCTGTACCTGCTGCTGACGCTGGACAGCGAAAAAATCCTTCCCATTTGA
- a CDS encoding Ppx/GppA phosphatase family protein — translation MKRFASVDIGSNTIRLLIMERDAEGAFREVESERAITRLGEGIHSEKRLLPHRIDLAVNTLRGFQERCRKYGEVPMKLVATSAVRDAANRDDFVRRVEDELGLHIDVIPWEEEARLTLAGVFWKLPAEDRPMVTFDIGGGSTEFIASRGRKVEAVAGTRLGVVRLTERFITRHPVDADEYRQLRAFLSGELADVKSRLGGLRPEVLIGTAGTVTTLAAMRDDIFPYDPEKVHGLALPRADIERLNDGLKAQSIAERLQIRTLEEGREDLIIAGTAILLETMQAFGCDVLTVSEYSLREGILIDAFGDRAESA, via the coding sequence ATGAAGCGATTTGCCTCCGTCGATATCGGCTCCAACACCATCCGCCTGCTCATTATGGAACGGGACGCCGAAGGCGCGTTCCGCGAAGTCGAGTCCGAGCGCGCCATCACGCGGCTGGGCGAAGGCATCCACAGCGAAAAACGCCTGCTGCCTCACCGCATCGATCTCGCTGTGAACACCTTGCGTGGATTTCAGGAACGTTGCCGGAAGTACGGCGAGGTGCCGATGAAACTGGTCGCCACCAGCGCCGTGCGCGACGCCGCCAACCGCGACGACTTCGTGCGCCGCGTCGAGGACGAACTGGGACTGCACATTGACGTCATCCCGTGGGAGGAAGAAGCGCGGCTGACGCTCGCCGGCGTGTTCTGGAAACTGCCCGCCGAGGACCGGCCCATGGTGACCTTCGACATCGGCGGCGGCAGCACCGAATTCATCGCTTCGCGCGGCCGCAAGGTGGAGGCCGTGGCGGGCACAAGGCTCGGCGTGGTGCGCCTCACCGAACGCTTCATCACCCGCCACCCGGTCGATGCCGACGAGTACCGGCAGCTGCGCGCGTTCCTGTCCGGGGAACTGGCGGACGTGAAATCCCGGCTCGGCGGGCTCCGACCCGAGGTGTTGATCGGCACGGCGGGCACGGTGACCACGCTGGCCGCCATGCGCGACGACATCTTCCCCTACGATCCGGAAAAGGTGCACGGACTCGCCCTGCCGCGGGCCGACATCGAACGCCTGAACGACGGCCTGAAGGCCCAATCCATCGCCGAACGCCTGCAAATCCGCACGCTGGAAGAAGGCCGCGAGGATTTGATCATCGCCGGCACCGCCATCCTGCTCGAAACCATGCAGGCTTTCGGCTGCGACGTGCTGACCGTCAGCGAATACAGCCTGCGCGAGGGCATCCTGATCGACGCCTTCGGCGACCGGGCGGAGTCCGCTTAA
- the ilvB gene encoding biosynthetic-type acetolactate synthase large subunit codes for MARTPQSTAKKVVNIDRKKNLSNPPMKGRDILVKALENEGVDTVFGYPGGASMEIHQALTLTKKIRHVLPRHEQGGSFAAGGYARVTGRPGVCLATSGPGATNLLTGIMDAKMDSIPLIAITGQVPAQVMGSDAFQETDIVGATFPLVKHSYLVQDINDIPQVVHEAFHIASTGRPGPVLIDIPKNIQQQETIPDFKVALDAPGYRPNLKPAPQQVKKAAHLIKEARRPIIYAGGGIVSSEASDELRKFVKKTGIPITNTVMGLGSFPMDDPLSLHMLGMHGAVYANIAINNADLVIALGVRFDDRVTGKLSEFCPNAKFIQVDIDPSEINKNITVDVPIQGDVKQALKMMNELVEKKKDIGPWVKQVQEWKEEFPLTYQLSDKDIVPQHVITEIQRLAGDDAIISVGVGQHQMWTAQFWRFKQPRHWLCSSGLGAMGFGLPAAVGAAVARPDVPVINIDGDGSFLMNIQELQTCKIENIPVKSVILNNAHLGMVAQWEDRFYKSLRGHTYIGDADFAEIADAFGIKGECIRKPEEVEPALKRMLKHKGPYVLDVKYPYNDQSHGHVIPMIPGGHTYLDTILDADQNLRAYWQKKGIDV; via the coding sequence ATGGCCCGCACTCCGCAATCCACAGCAAAAAAAGTTGTCAACATCGACCGCAAAAAAAACCTTTCGAATCCGCCGATGAAGGGACGCGACATCCTCGTCAAGGCGCTGGAGAACGAAGGGGTGGACACGGTGTTTGGCTACCCCGGCGGCGCGTCCATGGAAATCCATCAGGCTCTGACCCTGACCAAAAAAATCCGGCACGTGTTGCCGCGCCATGAGCAGGGCGGTTCGTTTGCGGCAGGCGGTTATGCCCGCGTCACCGGCCGGCCCGGCGTGTGCCTCGCTACCTCCGGTCCCGGTGCGACCAACCTGTTGACCGGCATCATGGACGCCAAGATGGATTCGATCCCGCTCATCGCCATCACCGGGCAGGTTCCGGCGCAGGTGATGGGCAGCGACGCCTTTCAGGAAACGGACATCGTCGGCGCCACCTTCCCGCTGGTCAAGCACAGTTACCTGGTGCAGGACATCAACGACATTCCGCAGGTCGTGCATGAAGCGTTTCACATCGCGTCCACGGGGCGGCCCGGTCCGGTCCTGATCGACATCCCCAAAAACATTCAGCAGCAGGAAACGATTCCCGATTTCAAGGTCGCGCTGGACGCTCCGGGTTACCGGCCGAACCTGAAACCGGCGCCGCAACAGGTCAAGAAAGCCGCGCACCTGATCAAGGAAGCGCGCCGCCCCATCATCTACGCGGGCGGCGGCATCGTCTCCTCGGAAGCGTCGGACGAGCTGCGCAAGTTCGTCAAGAAAACCGGCATCCCCATCACCAACACGGTCATGGGGCTCGGCAGTTTTCCGATGGACGACCCGTTGTCGCTGCACATGCTGGGCATGCACGGCGCGGTGTACGCCAACATCGCCATCAACAACGCCGACCTCGTCATCGCGCTTGGGGTGCGGTTTGACGACCGCGTGACCGGCAAGCTGTCGGAGTTCTGCCCCAACGCCAAGTTCATCCAGGTGGACATCGATCCGTCGGAGATCAACAAGAACATCACCGTCGATGTGCCGATTCAGGGCGATGTGAAACAGGCGCTCAAGATGATGAACGAACTGGTGGAAAAGAAAAAAGACATCGGCCCGTGGGTGAAACAGGTGCAGGAGTGGAAAGAAGAGTTTCCGCTGACCTACCAGTTGAGCGACAAGGACATCGTGCCGCAACACGTGATCACGGAGATTCAACGCCTTGCCGGAGACGACGCCATCATTTCCGTCGGCGTCGGCCAGCATCAGATGTGGACCGCGCAGTTCTGGCGCTTCAAACAACCGCGGCACTGGCTGTGTTCGTCCGGTCTGGGCGCGATGGGCTTCGGCCTGCCCGCCGCCGTGGGCGCAGCGGTTGCGCGTCCGGATGTGCCGGTCATCAACATCGACGGCGACGGCTCGTTCCTCATGAACATCCAGGAATTGCAGACCTGCAAAATCGAGAACATCCCGGTCAAGAGCGTCATCCTCAACAACGCGCACCTGGGCATGGTGGCGCAATGGGAGGACCGTTTCTACAAATCGTTGCGCGGCCACACCTACATCGGCGACGCGGATTTCGCGGAGATCGCCGACGCCTTCGGCATCAAGGGCGAATGCATCCGCAAGCCGGAGGAAGTGGAACCGGCGTTGAAACGCATGTTGAAACACAAAGGACCCTACGTGCTCGACGTCAAGTACCCGTATAACGACCAGAGCCACGGCCACGTCATCCCGATGATTCCCGGCGGCCACACGTACCTCGACACCATTCTCGACGCCGATCAAAATCTGCGTGCGTACTGGCAAAAGAAAGGCATCGACGTATAG
- a CDS encoding MBL fold metallo-hydrolase, producing MRARIEWRRVGLMVLGWLALTGVAVAEEVKTIEILPHIWTVHSTGGTDSNATFIITDQGVMVIDTSMTPEGGRHLRDEILKKTGKPVTHVVNTHHHKENVLGNNAFKDCASIIAHRKAQKNMEAVVKREGLRDATFPNLVFDSHVELTLGGYLLELRHPGPAHTNGDLYVYMPTWRTIIAGGLVFNEVLPDTRDSYIDPWIDALQKMEDVDAELIVPGHGRPGGKQLIMKAKHYLILLKRYVNFELDQGHGLNDIIKNVSARLKEPYSGWLHPERMEANIRQAFIEYSAKRGT from the coding sequence ATGCGTGCACGTATTGAGTGGAGACGAGTGGGGCTGATGGTGTTGGGATGGCTGGCTTTGACCGGCGTGGCGGTGGCGGAAGAGGTCAAAACGATCGAGATTCTGCCGCATATCTGGACGGTGCACTCGACGGGAGGAACGGATTCAAATGCGACCTTCATCATCACCGACCAGGGAGTGATGGTGATCGACACGAGCATGACGCCCGAAGGCGGGCGGCACCTGCGGGACGAGATCCTGAAAAAAACCGGCAAGCCCGTCACCCACGTGGTGAACACACATCACCATAAGGAAAACGTGCTGGGCAACAATGCCTTCAAGGATTGCGCGTCCATCATCGCCCATCGCAAGGCGCAGAAAAATATGGAAGCGGTGGTCAAACGCGAAGGGCTGAGGGACGCCACCTTCCCCAATCTTGTTTTCGACAGCCATGTGGAATTGACGCTGGGCGGCTACCTGCTGGAGCTGCGACATCCGGGGCCCGCGCACACCAACGGCGACCTTTATGTGTACATGCCGACCTGGCGGACCATCATCGCCGGTGGCCTGGTGTTCAATGAAGTGCTGCCGGACACGCGGGACAGTTACATCGATCCCTGGATCGATGCGTTGCAGAAGATGGAAGATGTGGATGCGGAACTGATCGTGCCCGGCCACGGTCGCCCCGGTGGCAAGCAGCTCATCATGAAAGCCAAGCATTACCTGATCCTGCTCAAGCGTTACGTGAATTTCGAACTGGATCAGGGACACGGCCTGAACGATATCATCAAAAACGTGTCGGCGCGGTTGAAAGAACCGTACAGCGGCTGGTTGCACCCGGAGCGCATGGAAGCAAACATCCGCCAGGCGTTCATCGAATACAGTGCCAAGCGCGGCACGTGA
- a CDS encoding ClpXP protease specificity-enhancing factor SspB, with translation MESTPQTKQDVLNQLLGQGDAMVCLDARQPDVDVPKQHKHNPMLNLVLNMGFRRPIEIDENGIYTTLAFGGRPHKCTIPFTAVWALYDPDTNEGQVWEESIPQDIDLMEEMSKAKKTTPTRKTTIQPQKAAATRDAEKEKGKDDGAKSKRDRSHLRVIK, from the coding sequence ATGGAATCCACTCCCCAGACCAAACAAGATGTGCTCAATCAGCTCCTCGGCCAGGGCGACGCCATGGTGTGCCTGGACGCGCGCCAGCCGGATGTCGATGTGCCCAAACAGCACAAACACAACCCCATGCTGAACCTCGTCCTGAACATGGGGTTCCGGCGTCCGATCGAGATCGATGAAAACGGCATCTACACCACGCTGGCGTTCGGCGGGCGGCCGCACAAGTGCACCATCCCCTTCACCGCCGTGTGGGCCCTGTACGATCCGGACACCAACGAGGGCCAGGTCTGGGAGGAAAGCATCCCTCAAGACATCGATCTCATGGAAGAGATGTCGAAAGCGAAAAAGACCACCCCCACCCGGAAAACCACCATCCAGCCGCAAAAAGCCGCCGCCACCCGCGACGCGGAAAAGGAAAAGGGCAAGGACGACGGCGCCAAATCGAAGCGCGACCGCTCGCATTTGCGGGTCATCAAGTGA
- a CDS encoding Spy/CpxP family protein refolding chaperone — MRHFISSIPRVLVYGFALPLLLTGTVTLASASPEEGSKTEGQMQSPHGSPHGSPHGKSPHGSDYSGHHGKEEGSGKGYSHGAKGYGGHGYKQGSHHKKGHGSYGHGGGHHGDRDPFSHLLKFAKPLGLTEDQLKTISDKQFEYQKKSVQLHAEHRIAHMDLEKLVHSGEFDESAIRNVGERMKTVKAASIQLMIDAKIALLQVLTDEQRKKIGGLHHGG; from the coding sequence ATGCGCCATTTCATTTCATCCATTCCTCGTGTTCTCGTTTACGGATTCGCCTTGCCCCTGTTATTGACCGGAACGGTCACCCTGGCGTCGGCCAGTCCGGAAGAAGGCAGCAAGACCGAAGGCCAGATGCAGTCGCCGCACGGCAGCCCTCACGGATCGCCGCATGGGAAGTCCCCGCATGGTTCCGATTACTCCGGCCATCACGGTAAGGAAGAAGGCAGCGGCAAGGGCTACAGCCACGGTGCCAAGGGCTACGGCGGACACGGTTACAAACAAGGCAGCCATCATAAAAAGGGTCACGGCAGTTACGGTCATGGCGGCGGACACCACGGCGACCGCGATCCGTTCTCGCACCTGCTCAAGTTCGCCAAGCCGCTGGGTCTCACTGAAGACCAGTTGAAAACCATCAGCGACAAGCAGTTCGAGTACCAGAAGAAAAGCGTGCAGCTGCATGCCGAGCACCGCATCGCGCACATGGACTTGGAGAAACTGGTGCACAGCGGTGAGTTCGACGAAAGCGCCATCCGCAACGTCGGCGAGCGCATGAAGACGGTGAAGGCGGCATCGATCCAGTTGATGATCGACGCCAAGATCGCGCTGTTGCAGGTGCTGACCGACGAACAGCGCAAGAAGATCGGCGGCCTGCACCACGGCGGCTGA